A genomic region of Bernardetia sp. ABR2-2B contains the following coding sequences:
- a CDS encoding lycopene cyclase family protein has translation MNYDIIFTGGGAAALMLLYKMTKDETLSQKKILVIDKEKKDKNNRSWSFWTNQKTDFDILVYKEWQKVRFIAPKIDKTDELNSLKYKMIRGIDFYNFVNAKLTEFENIEFLQAEVSEVKSISDTEAEVKLTEEFENKTFHSEYVFDSRFLKEDIPPKSDDYHSLLQHFFGYVVETDEPIFDTETAQLFDMRLPQRDAVEFVYILPFSPNKALVEYTLFSSELLENKELYKVRLESYMATKLKIEGFRVLEEEYGVIPMTDFKFEQPKAKNIVYIGTKAGRAKPSTGYAFLRMYRDAEARVDAWKKTGKPHYEEKFNKQFETYDSMILNIMERNPEDIQRIFTDMFQNNSIERVLLFLDEQTDFLTDLKIMASVPSVPFLTSIKNLITGKKGQKLHQNIVKIAS, from the coding sequence ATGAATTACGATATAATTTTTACAGGAGGAGGCGCAGCAGCATTAATGTTACTGTATAAAATGACGAAAGACGAAACTCTATCTCAGAAAAAGATTTTGGTTATTGATAAAGAAAAAAAAGATAAAAATAATCGCTCTTGGTCGTTTTGGACAAATCAAAAGACTGATTTTGATATTTTGGTGTATAAAGAATGGCAAAAGGTGCGTTTTATTGCTCCAAAAATTGATAAAACAGACGAATTAAATTCTCTAAAATATAAAATGATTCGTGGTATTGATTTTTATAATTTTGTAAATGCAAAACTAACAGAGTTTGAAAATATAGAATTTTTACAAGCCGAAGTAAGTGAGGTAAAGTCAATTTCTGATACAGAAGCAGAAGTAAAACTAACAGAAGAGTTTGAAAACAAAACTTTTCACTCTGAATATGTCTTTGATTCTCGTTTTTTAAAAGAAGATATTCCTCCAAAAAGTGATGATTATCATTCCTTATTACAGCATTTTTTCGGCTATGTAGTAGAAACTGATGAGCCTATTTTTGATACGGAAACGGCGCAACTTTTTGATATGCGTTTGCCACAGCGAGATGCAGTAGAATTTGTTTATATTTTGCCTTTTTCTCCTAACAAAGCTTTAGTTGAATACACACTTTTTTCTAGTGAACTCTTAGAAAACAAAGAGCTTTATAAAGTTCGCTTAGAAAGCTATATGGCTACGAAGCTCAAAATAGAGGGTTTTAGAGTTTTGGAAGAAGAATATGGTGTAATTCCGATGACCGATTTTAAATTCGAACAGCCCAAAGCAAAGAATATAGTTTATATAGGAACAAAAGCAGGAAGAGCAAAACCAAGTACAGGATATGCTTTTTTGAGAATGTATAGAGATGCAGAAGCCAGAGTAGATGCGTGGAAAAAGACAGGAAAACCACACTACGAAGAAAAATTTAATAAGCAGTTTGAAACCTATGATTCAATGATTTTGAATATAATGGAGCGTAACCCAGAAGATATTCAGCGTATTTTTACAGATATGTTTCAGAATAACTCTATTGAAAGAGTTTTGCTTTTCTTAGACGAACAAACGGATTTCTTGACCGATTTGAAAATTATGGCTTCTGTTCCTTCTGTTCCTTTCCTAACTTCCATCAAAAACTTAATCACAGGAAAAAAAGGACAGAAATTACATCAGAATATTGTTAAGATTGCTTCTTAA
- a CDS encoding phospholipase D-like domain-containing protein yields MKTLFENIRPVICQELEKATSSIYVAVAWFTDPILFRILEQKLKENVQIRIFLVDDEINFGSYGLDFSKLERTSNGTNEAKIHKIAETLMHHKFCIIDKKTVLTGSYNWTKKAATKNRENLVITEELEYVKPYLEEFEFLSQKYAGITNKNELGANLKIVSLQQEIKFLEEIISQLETEKQSIEQKINHFIHLLHLRLGHLFKKLIELKEKVAEEIAVKTEKQEDYQNWQQVKSDKEQFESTFESYKQKMVSNQKKEKVASLKKLYHEIVKRCHPDKVQPKHEKAATELFKKAQRAFEEGNKEVLNDILEKLEKGIAFDYNIESINDIEFLEQLLLKLQKKEAELLEELENLQRQQEWKIITTYDDVEVYFSEQEILLSKELKNMSYE; encoded by the coding sequence ATGAAAACACTATTTGAAAATATTCGTCCTGTTATTTGTCAAGAACTAGAAAAAGCAACTTCTTCTATTTATGTAGCTGTGGCGTGGTTTACTGACCCTATTTTATTTAGAATTTTGGAACAAAAACTAAAAGAAAACGTACAAATCCGTATTTTTTTGGTGGACGATGAAATAAATTTTGGAAGTTATGGTCTTGATTTTTCAAAACTAGAAAGGACAAGTAATGGAACTAACGAAGCTAAAATTCATAAAATAGCCGAAACATTGATGCACCATAAATTCTGCATTATTGATAAAAAAACAGTCTTGACAGGTTCGTATAATTGGACAAAAAAAGCAGCTACAAAAAATAGAGAAAATTTAGTCATTACAGAAGAATTGGAATATGTAAAACCGTATTTAGAAGAGTTTGAGTTTCTATCTCAAAAATATGCAGGAATTACAAATAAAAATGAGCTAGGAGCAAATCTAAAAATCGTTTCTCTACAACAAGAAATCAAATTTTTGGAGGAAATAATCAGTCAGTTAGAAACCGAAAAACAATCTATCGAACAAAAGATAAATCATTTTATTCATCTGTTGCATCTGCGTTTAGGTCATTTATTCAAAAAATTAATAGAACTAAAAGAAAAAGTAGCTGAAGAAATTGCCGTTAAAACAGAAAAACAAGAAGATTATCAAAACTGGCAACAAGTAAAATCTGACAAAGAACAATTTGAATCTACCTTTGAAAGCTACAAACAAAAAATGGTTTCTAATCAAAAGAAAGAAAAAGTAGCTTCTCTCAAAAAATTATATCACGAAATCGTAAAACGCTGCCACCCAGACAAAGTACAACCAAAACACGAAAAAGCAGCCACCGAGCTTTTCAAAAAAGCACAACGAGCCTTTGAAGAAGGAAATAAAGAAGTTTTGAATGATATTTTGGAAAAACTAGAAAAAGGAATTGCCTTTGATTACAATATTGAATCTATAAACGATATTGAATTTTTAGAGCAACTGCTTCTAAAGTTACAGAAAAAAGAAGCTGAACTTTTAGAGGAATTAGAAAATCTACAAAGACAACAAGAATGGAAAATCATTACTACCTATGATGATGTAGAAGTTTATTTTTCAGAACAAGAAATTTTATTGAGTAAGGAGCTTAAAAACATGAGTTATGAATAA